The sequence CAAGTTCAAGATACAAGAAAGCAATATAAAGTTCAGATGGTTTCCAGCTACCTTCACGTCCCTCAAACAATTTTGGATTGTTCATAATTTGAGCGCCCTTAGCCACAGCATAGAATTCTTCAAAAGGAAAATCAGGTTTTTCCCAGTATTCATTAATAACCGGACGGAGATGTTTCTCAATCAAACGGCGAGTTTCTTGTAAAACCTCTGCTTCTCCCAAAGTTAGACCATCCGCATAGTGAAAAAGGTCCTCAGGATATAGTTCGCGTAAAATTTCTTCTTTTGTTGCCATAGTCATGACTCCTTTATTTGTTATAAGAGCGCTTACATTTTTGTATTCGCTATTTGTTGACAACCCCATTCTATCCCTTAGGGTATTATTTTGTCTACTTAATAAATATAAATACCCCTATAAGTTCAGATTATAGGGGTCGATTCTGACTGTTTAATCAAGGATTTCCTGTTTTTTCTTACTTATTTCCGCATAAGAAAAAGTGGTTTACTGATTTGTAAACCACTTTTTTGTTATTTCAATTTTATGATTCTTTGACTTCTAGTAAACCAACTTCACCATCTTCACGGCGATACAAAACATTAGTTGTTTGATCTTCTACATCTACATAAATAAAGAAATCATGTCCCAATAAATCCATTTGAAGAAGGGCTTCTTCTAAATCCATTGGCTTCAAATCAATTTGTTTTGAACGAACGACTTTGGGTTGCACAACATCTGCATCTTCAACTAGAGCATCTGTAAAGAGTTGACTTGTCGCAACTTTACTTTTATTCTTACGTTCGATTTTAGTTTTATTTTTACGAATCTGACGTTCAATTTTATCTGTTACAAGATCGATAGAACCATACATATCTTGAGAAATATCTTCAGCACGAAGAGTGATAGATCCAAGCGGAATTGTTACTTCAACCTTTGCTGTTTTTTCACGGTAAACTTTCAAGTTCACACGTGCATCCAACTCCTGCTCAGGTTGGAAATACTTTTCGATCTTTTCGAGTTTAGAAACTACATAATCACGAATTGCTTCTGTTACTTCTAGGTTTTCACCACGGATACTATATTTAATCATATAAGTACCTTCTTTCTAAACATTTTTGTTTTTCTAACTATATTATAACGCTTTCATTTTCATTTTGCAAATTTTTTCCTCATCTTACAAGGGAAAAAGTTTTAACTTCCAAAGCACCTGCTTCTTCCAAAAGTCGTTTCACACGATTCACAGTTGCCCCTGTTGTATAGATGTCATCAATCAGCAAAATCTTCTTGGGAAGTGAGATTCCATCTTTAATAAAAAATGGAATTTCAGTAGCTAACCTTTCTAAACGGCTTTTAGAAGAACTAG comes from Streptococcus oralis and encodes:
- the hpf gene encoding ribosome hibernation-promoting factor, HPF/YfiA family, which gives rise to MIKYSIRGENLEVTEAIRDYVVSKLEKIEKYFQPEQELDARVNLKVYREKTAKVEVTIPLGSITLRAEDISQDMYGSIDLVTDKIERQIRKNKTKIERKNKSKVATSQLFTDALVEDADVVQPKVVRSKQIDLKPMDLEEALLQMDLLGHDFFIYVDVEDQTTNVLYRREDGEVGLLEVKES